A window of Haliscomenobacter hydrossis DSM 1100 contains these coding sequences:
- a CDS encoding DUF7009 family protein, translated as MKLRCTPNSIRLRVRKSDLDVLQNQGEILASLNFGGGVQLRYALKTGPVKQPQAEYTDHQITITLPLESTKTWINSEQVSIEYHQAFAEGQSLHLLIEKDFPCRHTEEQDLKDTFFELAPKDETSC; from the coding sequence ATGAAACTGAGATGTACGCCAAACAGCATCCGCTTAAGGGTGCGAAAATCTGATCTGGATGTACTACAAAACCAGGGGGAAATACTGGCATCTTTAAATTTCGGAGGAGGAGTTCAGTTGCGCTATGCACTCAAAACGGGTCCGGTGAAACAACCTCAGGCGGAATATACGGATCATCAAATCACCATTACCTTGCCGCTGGAAAGCACCAAAACCTGGATTAATAGTGAACAAGTAAGTATTGAATACCACCAAGCTTTTGCCGAAGGACAATCCCTGCATTTGTTGATTGAAAAAGATTTCCCCTGTCGACATACCGAAGAGCAAGATCTAAAAGACACCTTTTTTGAATTGGCACCAAAGGATGAAACTTCGTGTTAG
- a CDS encoding sigma-54-dependent transcriptional regulator, whose amino-acid sequence MQDKSDLHPGAILVVDDNSGVLTAAKLFLKRHFTQVETERNPENLPVLLANMRYDVILLDMNFTKDRSSGKEGFFWLERILQVDPSAVVILITAYGDVEMAVQAIKGGATDFVLKPWENEKLLATLFSAMKLRASKVENDELKAKQKGLAIAHNDAIPEILGNSTAMRKVFETINRVAKTEANVLILGENGTGKELVAQAIHQQSNRTNEHFVKVDLGAITETLFESELFGHVKGAFTDARDDRPGRFEAANRGTIFLDEIGNLTAGLQAKLLSALQNRMVTRVGSNQARPIDVRVISATNMPLYEMVKDRSFRQDLLYRINTIEIHLPSLRERAEDILLLAEHFLQLYNRKYNRNISNISAALKKALLAYPWPGNVRELQHAMERAVIMARDSGTLQPDDFMLGSNHSLESEAALNAATMNLEDMERETILKAIKKHQGNISEASKELGLTRASLYRRLEKYGI is encoded by the coding sequence ATGCAAGATAAATCAGACCTTCATCCGGGAGCAATATTGGTGGTAGACGACAACTCCGGCGTTCTTACCGCAGCCAAACTTTTTTTGAAGCGCCATTTCACCCAGGTAGAAACCGAGCGCAATCCAGAAAACCTTCCCGTTCTGTTGGCCAACATGCGTTATGACGTGATCCTGTTGGACATGAATTTCACCAAAGACCGCAGCAGTGGCAAAGAGGGTTTCTTCTGGTTGGAACGGATTTTACAAGTTGACCCCTCCGCAGTCGTCATTCTGATCACCGCGTACGGCGATGTGGAAATGGCGGTGCAAGCCATCAAAGGAGGGGCGACAGATTTTGTACTCAAACCCTGGGAAAACGAAAAACTGCTGGCTACCCTGTTTTCGGCCATGAAACTCCGGGCTTCCAAAGTCGAAAATGATGAACTCAAGGCCAAACAAAAAGGCCTGGCGATTGCCCACAATGATGCCATCCCCGAAATTTTGGGCAACAGTACCGCCATGCGCAAGGTATTTGAAACCATCAACCGCGTAGCCAAAACCGAAGCCAATGTGTTGATTTTAGGCGAAAATGGCACGGGCAAAGAACTGGTTGCCCAGGCTATCCACCAACAATCGAACCGAACCAATGAACATTTTGTCAAAGTAGACCTCGGTGCCATTACGGAAACCCTGTTTGAAAGTGAACTTTTTGGCCACGTCAAAGGAGCCTTTACCGATGCACGCGATGATCGGCCTGGTCGTTTTGAAGCCGCCAATCGGGGCACGATATTTTTGGATGAAATTGGCAATTTGACCGCAGGACTCCAGGCTAAATTGCTCTCGGCGCTCCAAAACCGCATGGTTACCAGAGTGGGCTCCAACCAGGCTCGCCCCATCGATGTGCGGGTCATTTCAGCGACCAACATGCCGCTTTACGAGATGGTGAAAGACCGTAGTTTTCGGCAAGATTTGTTGTACCGCATCAACACCATCGAAATTCACCTGCCTTCTTTGCGCGAACGCGCTGAAGACATCCTGCTTTTGGCCGAGCATTTTTTGCAACTCTACAACCGCAAATACAACCGCAACATCTCCAACATCAGCGCAGCCCTCAAAAAAGCGTTATTGGCTTACCCCTGGCCGGGCAACGTTCGGGAATTGCAACACGCCATGGAACGCGCTGTGATCATGGCCAGAGACTCGGGTACACTGCAACCGGACGATTTTATGCTGGGCTCCAATCACTCCCTGGAATCGGAAGCGGCATTGAATGCTGCCACCATGAACCTGGAAGATATGGAGCGGGAAACCATCCTCAAAGCCATCAAAAAACACCAGGGAAACATCAGTGAAGCATCTAAAGAGCTTGGACTTACCCGGGCATCGCTTTACCGACGTCTGGAAAAATACGGAATATAG
- a CDS encoding sensor histidine kinase, which produces MYLRTFAFGLVFRIILIILLIGAIAWAFPQTNQLALTVLLGVLLLWRVINLYSYVNITNRKLVRFLESVRYDDFSVRFAANQDDPVFRELSKQFNEVLDAFRQVRADKEANSQYLQTIVQHVNTGLLAFDESGRIELINNAALRLLGLYRLKALKDLQEDNPELQAMLKNIGSGGSVLYQAAADRQLSITGTSIRMRGKMIKLVAIQNIQSELENKELEAWQNLTRVLRHEIMNSVTPIASLVSTMRDIVQQEIQQIDHGSTETWQDLNEALEVVENRTNGLMNFVNAYRTFTSIPKPMLSPVMVLPLVQRITSLFAPTLKDKGIQLVYDIQPADLNLTIDQDQIEMVLINLIKNAVEILEGQANARIEIKSALDQTAQRAVLEVIDNGRGIEPNALEQIFIPFFTTKEDGTGVGLSLSRQILQMHGGVLSVESQLGNGARFSLIFKV; this is translated from the coding sequence ATGTACCTTCGCACTTTCGCCTTTGGTTTGGTTTTTCGCATCATCCTGATCATTTTGCTGATCGGGGCCATTGCCTGGGCTTTTCCCCAAACCAATCAATTGGCCTTGACTGTTTTGTTGGGTGTTTTACTGCTCTGGCGCGTCATCAACCTTTACAGTTATGTCAACATTACCAATCGCAAGCTCGTGCGTTTTTTGGAGTCGGTGCGGTACGACGATTTTTCGGTGCGTTTTGCAGCCAATCAAGATGACCCCGTGTTTAGGGAACTGAGCAAACAATTCAATGAGGTGTTGGATGCCTTTCGACAGGTTCGGGCAGACAAGGAAGCCAACAGTCAATACTTACAAACCATCGTGCAACACGTCAATACGGGTTTGCTGGCTTTTGATGAATCGGGCAGGATTGAATTGATCAACAACGCGGCCTTGCGCCTCCTGGGTTTGTATCGTTTAAAGGCCTTAAAGGATTTGCAAGAAGACAATCCTGAGTTGCAGGCCATGCTGAAAAACATCGGCTCCGGCGGGAGTGTATTGTACCAGGCTGCGGCAGATCGGCAACTGTCCATTACGGGTACTTCCATTCGCATGCGGGGAAAAATGATCAAGCTGGTAGCCATTCAAAACATCCAGTCTGAATTAGAAAATAAAGAGTTGGAGGCCTGGCAAAACCTGACCCGGGTATTGCGCCACGAAATCATGAATTCCGTTACCCCGATCGCTTCTTTGGTGTCGACGATGCGCGACATTGTCCAACAGGAAATTCAACAAATAGATCACGGCTCTACCGAAACCTGGCAAGATTTGAACGAGGCATTGGAAGTGGTCGAAAACCGTACCAATGGCTTGATGAACTTTGTCAACGCCTACCGCACGTTTACCAGTATTCCCAAACCCATGTTAAGCCCCGTGATGGTCTTGCCACTGGTGCAACGCATTACTTCCCTGTTTGCCCCAACCCTGAAAGACAAGGGCATTCAACTGGTGTACGACATCCAGCCAGCGGATCTGAACCTCACCATCGATCAGGATCAGATCGAGATGGTGCTCATCAACCTCATCAAAAATGCGGTGGAAATTTTAGAAGGACAAGCCAACGCGCGTATTGAAATCAAAAGTGCCCTGGACCAAACGGCACAACGGGCAGTATTGGAAGTGATCGACAATGGTCGAGGCATCGAGCCCAACGCCCTGGAGCAGATCTTCATTCCATTTTTTACCACCAAGGAAGATGGTACTGGGGTTGGTTTGAGTCTGTCCAGGCAAATTTTACAAATGCATGGCGGCGTATTGAGCGTCGAATCCCAGCTGGGCAACGGCGCAAGATTCAGCTTGATCTTTAAAGTTTAA
- the truA gene encoding tRNA pseudouridine(38-40) synthase TruA — protein MAKFKLTLEYDGSRFKGWQVQEDARSIQGQLIKAAKIVFETDKVEVYGSGRTDAGVHALGQVAHLAVDTKMPVKMIRQKLNDQLTHDINVLSVDPVSDKFHARHDAVARSYVYQISRRRNAFGKHFMWWVKDPLDVERMNVAAAHLIGMHDFKSFSNEKGTEKSSKVELQHLKVVEKGDKVVVHIIASHFLWKMVRRVVGSLVEVGAGRLDPDKFKEWLEKPSQEPAKFTAPPAGLFLERVYFPKEKISTEFRTLL, from the coding sequence ATGGCAAAATTTAAACTGACTTTAGAATACGACGGCAGTCGTTTCAAGGGCTGGCAGGTGCAGGAGGATGCCCGGTCTATCCAGGGGCAACTCATCAAAGCGGCAAAAATAGTATTTGAAACCGATAAGGTAGAAGTATACGGTTCCGGGCGTACTGATGCAGGGGTGCACGCTTTGGGACAAGTGGCGCATTTGGCTGTAGACACCAAAATGCCCGTGAAAATGATTCGGCAAAAGCTGAACGATCAATTGACGCATGACATCAATGTGCTGAGTGTAGACCCGGTATCGGATAAGTTTCATGCGCGCCACGATGCAGTAGCCCGCAGTTACGTGTACCAAATTTCACGGCGGCGCAATGCGTTTGGCAAACACTTCATGTGGTGGGTCAAAGATCCGTTGGATGTTGAACGGATGAATGTTGCTGCTGCGCACTTGATTGGCATGCACGATTTCAAGTCTTTTTCCAACGAAAAAGGCACCGAAAAAAGCTCCAAAGTAGAATTGCAACACCTCAAAGTGGTCGAAAAAGGCGACAAGGTAGTGGTACACATTATTGCCTCACACTTTTTGTGGAAAATGGTTCGCCGCGTGGTGGGCAGTTTGGTAGAAGTGGGAGCGGGACGATTAGACCCTGATAAATTTAAAGAATGGTTGGAAAAACCCAGCCAGGAACCGGCTAAATTCACTGCACCTCCAGCGGGTTTATTTCTGGAACGCGTCTATTTTCCCAAGGAAAAAATCAGCACTGAGTTTAGAACTTTGCTTTAG
- a CDS encoding xanthine dehydrogenase family protein molybdopterin-binding subunit has translation MSTPNIHFDRRSFLKVSATAGGGMLVGLSWTASAAELDEALPADPIAFNAFVKISPDGVITLMSPNPEVGQNIKTAMPMLVAEELDCDWTKVRVEQAGLDSTKYTRQVAGGSGSIPASWKPLRTAGATARQMLINAAAKRWSVSPAECSTDMGVVMHKASGKKATYGELATEAAAMEVPKDVSLKAVKDFKIIGKSLKAVDNKKVFNGKQEFGFDFKREGMLYCVVAHPPAFGMKIKTLNDTRAKSMPGIAQVLRFGNKVAVLGKSTWEVLKARERLSIEWEVDTKLESTADHDAKMAELLTKPLEKPQRKDGDALAKFEGAHKVLESTFEGPFLPHAPMEPMNFFAHVKEDSAELIGSTQNPSSALRAAAQVTGLPENKISVMMTRMGGGFGRRLNSDFVSEAVEISKLAKAPVKLMWTREDDMTGGIYRPAAHYLYRAALDAQGNIIGFHARGAGLNVGNPLRENNFPAGALTDYLAEGHNFQSNITTGPWRAPVHNFLAFAEQSFLDEIAIATGKDPVQMRLDLLAQAEKSPVGTVPYKIDRFRNTIELAAKKANWGKAPAGVFQGFSAYFSFNTYVAQVVEVTVEAGQPKIKRVVCAIDCGIVVNPEHARNQIEGGMVDGIGHAMFGQLTFKDGAPEQSNFDTYRIIRMADTPPIEVHFVENELDPTGLGEPTLPPISAALGNAIFRATGIRLRKQPFSQNGIKNA, from the coding sequence ATGAGCACGCCAAACATACATTTCGATCGCCGCTCTTTCCTCAAAGTGTCTGCGACCGCCGGTGGCGGCATGTTGGTGGGATTGAGCTGGACGGCCAGCGCGGCAGAGCTGGACGAGGCATTACCCGCTGACCCCATTGCCTTCAACGCATTTGTCAAAATCAGTCCGGACGGGGTCATTACCCTGATGTCGCCCAATCCTGAAGTAGGGCAAAACATCAAAACCGCCATGCCGATGCTGGTGGCTGAAGAACTGGACTGCGACTGGACCAAAGTAAGGGTAGAACAAGCTGGGCTTGATTCGACCAAATATACCCGCCAGGTAGCGGGTGGAAGTGGTTCTATCCCCGCTTCCTGGAAACCACTGCGCACAGCCGGAGCTACGGCCCGCCAGATGTTGATCAATGCTGCGGCAAAACGATGGAGTGTAAGCCCCGCAGAATGCAGCACCGACATGGGGGTTGTTATGCACAAAGCATCGGGGAAAAAAGCAACCTATGGCGAGTTGGCTACTGAGGCTGCGGCCATGGAAGTGCCCAAGGATGTAAGCCTCAAAGCGGTTAAGGATTTCAAAATCATCGGCAAGTCCCTCAAAGCCGTTGACAATAAGAAGGTTTTTAACGGAAAGCAAGAATTTGGTTTTGATTTCAAGCGGGAAGGTATGCTGTACTGCGTAGTCGCCCACCCACCAGCCTTTGGCATGAAAATCAAAACCCTCAACGATACCCGCGCCAAATCTATGCCTGGCATCGCGCAGGTGCTACGTTTTGGCAATAAAGTGGCCGTTTTGGGCAAGTCAACCTGGGAAGTGCTCAAAGCCCGCGAACGCCTCAGCATCGAATGGGAAGTGGACACGAAACTGGAAAGCACTGCCGACCACGATGCCAAAATGGCTGAACTGTTGACCAAACCACTCGAAAAACCGCAGCGCAAAGACGGCGATGCCCTGGCCAAGTTTGAAGGCGCCCATAAAGTATTGGAATCTACGTTTGAAGGCCCATTTTTGCCCCATGCACCGATGGAGCCGATGAACTTCTTTGCGCACGTCAAGGAAGACAGCGCGGAGTTGATTGGTTCGACCCAAAACCCGAGTTCTGCACTCCGCGCCGCCGCTCAGGTTACTGGCTTGCCGGAAAACAAAATCAGTGTGATGATGACCCGGATGGGTGGTGGCTTTGGGCGCAGATTGAACAGCGATTTCGTATCCGAAGCGGTCGAAATCTCCAAACTGGCCAAAGCACCCGTAAAACTGATGTGGACGCGGGAAGACGACATGACTGGGGGAATTTACCGCCCTGCGGCGCACTATCTCTACCGTGCGGCGCTGGATGCTCAAGGCAACATCATTGGTTTTCATGCCCGTGGCGCAGGTTTGAACGTGGGCAACCCCCTGCGGGAGAATAATTTCCCAGCAGGTGCATTGACGGATTATCTGGCGGAAGGTCATAATTTTCAAAGCAATATCACCACCGGACCCTGGCGCGCGCCTGTGCACAACTTCCTGGCTTTTGCAGAGCAAAGCTTTTTGGATGAAATCGCTATTGCTACCGGGAAAGATCCCGTGCAAATGCGTTTGGATCTGCTGGCTCAAGCCGAAAAATCGCCGGTAGGAACCGTGCCTTACAAAATCGATCGCTTTAGAAATACCATCGAACTGGCGGCCAAAAAAGCCAACTGGGGCAAAGCACCTGCGGGGGTTTTCCAGGGCTTTAGTGCATATTTTTCTTTCAATACGTATGTGGCGCAAGTGGTGGAAGTAACGGTGGAAGCCGGGCAACCCAAAATCAAACGGGTTGTTTGTGCCATTGATTGTGGGATAGTGGTGAACCCAGAACACGCCAGAAACCAGATCGAAGGCGGTATGGTAGACGGCATCGGCCACGCCATGTTCGGGCAGTTGACTTTCAAAGACGGGGCACCTGAGCAGAGCAACTTTGATACTTACCGCATCATCCGTATGGCGGATACCCCACCCATTGAGGTACACTTTGTAGAAAACGAATTGGATCCAACTGGATTGGGTGAACCCACCTTGCCACCAATTTCGGCAGCATTGGGGAATGCCATTTTCCGGGCTACGGGTATTCGGTTGCGCAAGCAGCCGTTTAGCCAGAACGGGATCAAAAACGCGTAG
- a CDS encoding (2Fe-2S)-binding protein, producing the protein MAEFTLKVNGTKYKVEAAADTPLLWILRDHLGLTGAKYGCGIGQCGTCTVHIDGEAMRSCALPVSAIGKAPVITIEGLATKQGEHPVQEAWHEVDVPQCGYCQTGQIMSAAALLKKNPTPSDADINSAMAGNICRCGTYNRIREAIHVAAKKIKS; encoded by the coding sequence ATGGCAGAATTTACCTTAAAAGTCAACGGCACAAAATACAAGGTTGAGGCCGCGGCAGATACGCCCTTACTTTGGATTTTACGTGACCACCTGGGCCTCACGGGCGCCAAGTACGGTTGTGGCATTGGCCAGTGCGGAACCTGTACCGTACACATTGATGGCGAAGCAATGCGTTCCTGCGCATTACCCGTTTCCGCCATTGGCAAAGCGCCAGTAATCACCATTGAAGGCTTGGCTACCAAACAGGGAGAGCACCCTGTGCAGGAAGCCTGGCACGAAGTTGATGTTCCCCAATGTGGCTATTGCCAAACGGGGCAAATCATGAGTGCAGCCGCACTGCTCAAAAAAAATCCAACGCCTTCCGATGCGGACATCAACTCGGCCATGGCGGGCAACATCTGCCGCTGTGGCACTTACAACCGCATCCGCGAAGCCATTCACGTAGCCGCTAAAAAAATTAAATCATGA
- a CDS encoding glycosyltransferase family 2 protein produces the protein MVQISAVVITFNEEKNIERCILSLQGVADEIVVVDSFSKDRTEAICAQYGVKFIQHAFAGHIQQKNWAITQASSPYVLSLDADEALSEELRQSILAVKNNWTDQGYFFNRLNNYCGQWIHHSGWYPDRKLRLWDARLGQWAGANPHDRYELQAGTTTKFLKGDLLHYTSSSFKEHFDVLYKYAEIGAKEMVRQGKRSTWFNLVFNPWFKFFKMYILKQGYRDGLYGLIICASTAWFTFWKYVLVRYYRDIEGR, from the coding sequence ATGGTGCAGATATCCGCAGTAGTCATCACTTTTAATGAAGAGAAAAACATCGAGCGTTGCATCCTTTCATTGCAAGGTGTAGCCGATGAAATTGTGGTCGTCGATTCTTTCTCCAAAGATCGCACTGAGGCCATTTGTGCCCAATATGGGGTCAAATTTATCCAGCATGCCTTTGCAGGACATATCCAGCAAAAAAACTGGGCCATTACCCAGGCGAGTTCCCCGTACGTCTTGTCGTTGGATGCCGATGAAGCGCTGTCCGAAGAATTGCGACAATCCATTTTGGCGGTCAAAAACAACTGGACGGACCAGGGATATTTTTTCAATCGCCTCAATAATTATTGTGGCCAGTGGATCCACCACAGCGGCTGGTACCCCGACCGAAAGTTGCGGCTGTGGGATGCACGGCTGGGGCAATGGGCTGGAGCCAACCCGCACGACCGTTATGAATTGCAGGCCGGAACCACGACGAAGTTTTTGAAAGGCGATTTGTTGCATTATACCAGCAGCTCTTTCAAGGAACACTTCGACGTGCTGTACAAATACGCGGAGATTGGGGCCAAGGAGATGGTCCGACAGGGCAAAAGGAGCACCTGGTTCAATCTGGTGTTCAATCCCTGGTTCAAGTTTTTTAAAATGTACATCCTCAAACAGGGTTACCGCGACGGGCTGTACGGCCTGATCATTTGTGCTTCCACGGCCTGGTTTACGTTTTGGAAGTATGTGTTGGTGCGGTATTATCGAGATATAGAGGGCCGCTAG
- a CDS encoding ArnT family glycosyltransferase, translating into MAKGKKNTPRKPQTPQVPVRPSTGLKNTKSARSVPASSGNSARLPGLVIALVAFFLYLPSLQFGYVLDDQLMYTNNQYVQEGLGGIGKILSTESFAGFFGEQKNLLVGGRYRPLSLVTFAVEKGIFGQNAALSHFINLVLYAFLGWLTYRTLRRIFPPQSSGSWLFSLAGLSALLYILHPIHSEAVANVKGRDEIMAALGAIGALYASWRYAQEGSQRWNIIAAVVFFLGLLSKENTLTFLAVIPLALYYFGNTTPRRMFTNAGVLLLTSLLYLALRYAVIGQLLGDIEADPNPMNDPFVNLSTGNKFATIFLTLAWYLKLLVFPHPLTHDYYPYHVPVVGFDDWRALLGLALHVVLAGVALWGLVKKNVPTFAAAFYLITLSIVSNVPFTVGAFMNERFLFLPSLGFSLFTAWLLVAYLPKRLGQKPGQNYALGLGLIVVLSLGYVVKTFTRLPVWKDENTLNEAAYAISTGSARANLFRAVALFRGSYATLPTTQQKLAKIAELMPLVDEAIRILPTYKAAWGFKAGLAGERYVIDKQLKPMLDVFAQAAIHDPNSQSIHDFTKYAKPSSGPVPPEMADFAYKIGYLHFAEQKQDYEHARQYLEYGRGGEPVDPRIEEALRKLK; encoded by the coding sequence ATGGCTAAAGGCAAAAAAAATACACCACGCAAACCCCAAACTCCTCAAGTCCCGGTACGCCCCAGCACTGGGCTAAAGAACACCAAAAGTGCCCGCTCCGTTCCGGCCAGCAGCGGGAATAGCGCCCGGTTGCCTGGGCTGGTCATTGCCCTCGTGGCGTTTTTTCTTTACCTTCCCTCTTTGCAGTTTGGGTATGTGTTGGATGACCAATTGATGTATACCAACAACCAATATGTTCAGGAGGGGTTAGGAGGCATTGGAAAAATTTTGAGTACCGAATCTTTTGCCGGTTTTTTTGGCGAGCAAAAAAACTTACTGGTGGGGGGGCGTTACCGCCCCTTGTCATTGGTCACTTTTGCAGTTGAAAAGGGGATTTTTGGACAAAATGCCGCACTCAGCCATTTCATCAACCTGGTGTTGTACGCCTTTTTGGGTTGGCTTACTTATCGGACTTTGCGGCGCATTTTTCCTCCGCAGTCTAGTGGTTCCTGGTTGTTTAGCCTGGCTGGCTTGAGTGCTTTGCTCTATATTTTGCATCCCATCCACAGTGAGGCCGTGGCCAATGTGAAGGGGCGCGATGAAATCATGGCAGCGCTGGGTGCCATTGGCGCTTTATACGCCAGTTGGCGCTATGCGCAGGAAGGTAGCCAACGTTGGAACATCATTGCCGCAGTAGTGTTTTTCCTGGGCCTTTTGTCCAAGGAAAATACCTTGACCTTTTTGGCTGTAATTCCACTGGCTTTGTATTATTTTGGGAATACAACTCCCCGCCGCATGTTCACCAACGCGGGTGTTTTATTGCTGACTTCACTGCTTTATTTGGCCCTGCGCTATGCCGTGATTGGGCAATTGTTGGGCGACATCGAAGCCGATCCCAACCCCATGAACGATCCATTTGTCAATCTTTCTACCGGGAATAAATTTGCTACCATTTTTCTTACCCTGGCTTGGTACCTTAAGTTACTGGTCTTTCCGCATCCCCTGACCCACGATTATTATCCCTATCATGTTCCCGTAGTGGGTTTCGACGATTGGCGGGCATTGCTCGGTTTGGCTTTACATGTGGTGCTGGCCGGAGTAGCGCTATGGGGGCTAGTGAAAAAAAATGTACCCACCTTCGCGGCTGCTTTTTACCTGATTACCTTGTCCATCGTTTCCAATGTACCTTTTACCGTCGGTGCGTTCATGAACGAACGTTTTTTGTTTTTGCCTTCCTTGGGTTTTAGCTTGTTTACGGCCTGGTTGTTGGTTGCATATTTGCCCAAAAGATTGGGGCAGAAACCCGGGCAAAATTATGCACTGGGTTTGGGATTGATTGTGGTTTTATCACTTGGATATGTCGTGAAAACTTTCACCCGTTTGCCCGTTTGGAAGGATGAAAACACCCTGAATGAGGCTGCTTATGCCATTTCAACGGGTAGTGCTCGCGCCAACTTGTTTCGTGCGGTTGCGCTGTTTCGGGGAAGCTATGCCACTTTGCCTACCACGCAACAAAAATTGGCTAAAATTGCAGAACTGATGCCTCTGGTAGATGAAGCCATCCGCATTTTGCCAACGTACAAGGCGGCCTGGGGCTTCAAAGCTGGTTTGGCAGGCGAGCGCTATGTGATTGACAAACAATTGAAACCGATGCTGGATGTATTTGCGCAAGCCGCCATCCACGATCCCAATTCTCAATCGATCCATGATTTTACGAAATACGCCAAGCCCAGTTCTGGCCCGGTTCCTCCCGAAATGGCGGACTTTGCCTATAAAATCGGTTATCTTCATTTTGCGGAGCAAAAACAGGACTATGAACACGCCCGGCAGTATTTGGAGTACGGTCGAGGCGGGGAGCCAGTGGATCCGAGGATCGAGGAGGCCTTACGGAAGCTGAAGTAA